AAGATCTGCATTTTTTGAAACACTTATAATTGCTCGATTTAATTTGTCCCAACGTTCATCATATCGTTTAAATTCTTCACCAAGTTTTCTTAATTCATCTAAAATAATTGATGTTTGTTCGTCTCTTTCCATGTTTTTAACGATAGTTTGAATCATTGTTAAAGTGGATAAAAGTGTCGTTGGTGAGACAATCCAAACTTGATTTTTTTGAGCATATTCCATAATGTCTTGATGATATGATGTTAACTCTGCAAAAATAGCTTCTGCAGGAATAAACATTACTGCTTGTTCAGATGTTTCTATAGGAATAATATACTTATCTTTTATTGCATTAATATGGACTTTAACATCCTTTTTAAACTCTTTTTCAGCAAAAAGTCTATCTTGAGCCCCTAATTTTTTATCCATCATTTTTCTATAATTATCTAAAGGAAATTTTGAATCTATTACAAGATTACCTAAAGGTTCAGGTGCGTGTATCATCGCATCAGCAATATATCCATTAGAAAGTGTTTTTTGTTTTTCATAAAGTGCTTGATTATCACCCATAACAGCACTAAGAAGTTGATAAAGTTGAACTTCTCCAAAAATACCTCTCGTTTTTTTATCTGTTAATAAACCATTCAAACTAACTACTTCTTGAGAAAGTGTTTCAATTTTCTTTTGAGCTTCATCAATTTTTGCTAATCTTTCAATCACGTTCGTAAATATCTCTGTTGTTTTCTCAAATCCTTGGCCTAGTCTTTGTTCGACTTTATCATTAATTTCTTTTAATTGTTTGTCAATTTTAGCCATCATATAGTCTTTAAATTCATTTAAATCTTTTTGACTTTGTTGATTAGAATGTCCAACTAAAGTTGCAACATTTGTTTTAAATTCTCCAAATTCTTTGGCTAATTTTTCATTTAAATCACCAAATTCTTTAAGTAATTTTATATCAAAATACCCATGAATATCTTTTTCGACTGATATAGGATTTTGTTGATCAACTTTTTTATTCATTAAAATAAAAAGATACACAAACATCCCAATAAGGATGATAATCAACCCTATAATAATATAATCTTCCATATTCTCACTCCCTTTACATGTCTTCTAAATAGTAAATATTAACAATTTCATCTATAATCTCTACATAAAATATCATGTAGGTTTCTCTACTCAATACGATGTCGTTTACTGATGTAATAAATCCATCATCATTTAATGCTTTTGCGT
The sequence above is drawn from the Mariniplasma anaerobium genome and encodes:
- a CDS encoding DNA recombination protein RmuC — encoded protein: MEDYIIIGLIIILIGMFVYLFILMNKKVDQQNPISVEKDIHGYFDIKLLKEFGDLNEKLAKEFGEFKTNVATLVGHSNQQSQKDLNEFKDYMMAKIDKQLKEINDKVEQRLGQGFEKTTEIFTNVIERLAKIDEAQKKIETLSQEVVSLNGLLTDKKTRGIFGEVQLYQLLSAVMGDNQALYEKQKTLSNGYIADAMIHAPEPLGNLVIDSKFPLDNYRKMMDKKLGAQDRLFAEKEFKKDVKVHINAIKDKYIIPIETSEQAVMFIPAEAIFAELTSYHQDIMEYAQKNQVWIVSPTTLLSTLTMIQTIVKNMERDEQTSIILDELRKLGEEFKRYDERWDKLNRAIISVSKNADLVNKTGQKISKKFIHIADAKFDLIETDDEDEDEDEIEDIDEI